TCTTTATCTCAACTTTAATAATCTATCTGGAACCATTCCTTCTGATATCGGGAACATGACTAGCCTCCAAGGTTCGTATATAGTTTGTTGGTAGTTTATACTTTAGTTTGGTGTATCAAGTTTTCTACTCCggttttgtttttatatggttagctgtttttgagtttaaattCATGTACATGGAGGATATGTCTAAATTCTAGACGTACAATTTGGTTATAATCATGATTGAAATTGAATATAGAAAACAATGGGTAGAGGCTTCATTAATCATGGATTGCATTTAGTTGAAGACCTTTGATGgggtaaaatgaattgaattgatttaaattatgtaaattatttgCCAAACACTCTCTGTTAGTTAAGTTGCATGACAACTATTGTTGATACGGATGTGACTTAGTCCAGCTTCCAAGTTGTATGTAGATGATTTTCTCCATTTTGCCCTTTTCCCCTCTTGGAAATAGTACTTATGTAATTTGTTTCGACAAAggggagaggaaaaaaaatgtccAGAACTGTAAATGTACTTCTACTTTCCATGCTTGTGAGTTGTGGGTCTGTATTATTAAGTCCACTTGTGTTAAAAATGAATGATATTGAATGGGGCCAATTAATCCCCTTGTAATTGATTTTTAACGAGGCTACTGGTACTTGGTATCAAACATGATGGGGTTTTAGTTAGAGTTCTGTATGTTAATCCAAGTTCTCTTGCTCTTCATACTTTTAGTGCTGCAGTTAGGCTATAACCAGCTAGAGGGGACCATACCTGAGGAACTGGGTTCATTGAAGCAGCTTAATGTTATTTCTTTGCAACATAACAAATTAACTGGTGAAATTCCTCAAAGCTTGGGTCACTTGGAGAAGCTAAGGAAGCTATATTTGAGCTATAACAACTTCAGTGGCACAATTCCTGTAAAACTAGCTGATGTTGCAAACTTGGAAGTTCTAGATATTCAAAACAATCATCTTTCAGGAACTATTCCTTCTGGTATGCCTCTGTCCGTATTTTATTGCAACAAAATTCGCCTGTTTTTGTGCATTTGGACGCGTACTAATTGATgctttaaaatgaaaatgaagcatTGCAGAGATTAAGGGAAGGATTCCAAGGTGCAAACAACCGAGATCTATGTGGAGATGACTTTTCTGCTTTGAAAACTTGCAACAAAGATAGAATATTTGGCGTTAGTCAGATTAGTGCCCCAAATATATCCATATACAGAAATCCTCCAATAACATTCCCGAAGCCTGTAAATGCCCACTTGCATTGTAACCAGACCCATTGCTCAAAGTCAAGaagctttcttcttcttgtcaTTGCAGCAAGTGTTACAACTACTGTTATCACATTAATAAGTTCTGGAATTTTCATATTTGTCAGATACCGGCGCCAAAGGCAGAAGGTTAGGAACCCATCAGATTATTCTGAAGGCCAACATAGTCCTTACCAGCCTAAAGAGTTCTACAGAAGTTCATCTCCACTTGTTAATCTTGAGCATTATTATACTGGTTGGGATTCATTGGCTGATGGTCATAATGAGAGTGGATTATCCCTTGAATATTTGAACCGTTTTAGATTTAATATTGATGAGATTGAATCAGCATCAGGGCACCTTTCTGAGGCCAATTTATTGAGTAAGAGCAAATTCTCAGCTGTCTATAAAGGAATTCTTAGAGACGGTTCTCTTGTGGCTATTAGGAGTATTAGTGTGACTTGCTGCAAAGCCGAGGAAGGTGAATTTTTGAAGGGTTTGAGCCTGTTAACCTCACTGAGACATGAAAATATTGTTAAGATGAGAGGCTTCTGTTGCTCAAGGAGTAGAGGTGAATGGTTTTTTGTCTGTGACTTTGCCACTAGGGGTAATCTGTCTCAATATCTTGACAAGGAAGATGGAAGTGCCCATGTAATTGAATGGTCCAAGAGAGTTTCTATTATCAGGGGCATTGCAAAAGGTTAGTTCTTTCTTACTCTCAATTCTGCATCAGATGCTACTCTAGATAGtatcaatttcttcttcttcttctactatttttttttgtgtgcgtGTATTGTCATGCCAGTAATGAGGTTTGAACATAGGACGTCATGCAAACTAATTGAATTCCAGATAAAGTATTAGGTAATCCGGAACAATGATCTTGACTAATCCCATATGATATGTAATCAAGTGttactaaattattattttttataactctgAAAAACTTGAATATGTTTCCTATAGATATTGGCTGGTAGGTATCATAGGTATGTGATGGTGCACCAACATGCTGACCCTAGTGGATTATattggaattttctttttggCACTGACTATTTCTTGATGATCAGGTATTGGTTATTTGCACAGCAATGAAGCAAGCAAGCCTACAATAGTACACCAAAACATTTCAGTAGAAAAAGTTATTCTAGACCATGAATTTAACCCCTTGATCACAGATGCCGGCCTCCCTAAGCTTCTTGCAGATGATGTTGTCTTCTCAGCTCTTAAAGCAAGTGCTGCCATGGGATATCTAGCTCCCGAATACCTTACCACTGGACGCTTTACTGAGAAGAGTgacatatatgcatttggggttaTTGTTCTTCAAGTTCTATCCGGAAAGGTATTGATGGGGGGTACAATCCGGGTGGCAGTTGAAGCTTTCAGATTTGAAGATTTTGTTGACACAAATCTGAAGGGAGATTATTCTAAATCTGAAGCCGCAATTCTTTCAAAGCTTGCAATTCAGTGCACTCTTGAAGTGCCAGAGCAAAGACCAACCATGGTGGAGGTGATTCAAGAGCTGACCATGCTTCCTAATCCTTCACATTCTTCATAATCTACCACTTTTTCTGTGTATAATGAGTGAGACAGTGGAGTACTTGCTAACATCTCGGCTTGCTTTTTCTTTAGCATAGTCATAAGTCTTAACCTAAGAAGCACGGACATCCCACCTCCTTGTCGTGTCTGGTGTCCGACACGCGTTTATGTCAGTGTCCGACATCGACACGACACCTATACTACattctatattttaaatattatagatGTTCACATGTCCAGTGTCTGTGTCGTGTCGATATTGGTGCTTCATACATCATAACATATCCTTTGCCAAATAATTGTTTGTTCTGCACGATTCATAGCGTTGAAGGATGCTCTTTTCCTGTAAATAAATCGTCAATTCGAAGGGAATTCAATCGTAACTTTAGATTGTGGagggttaagaaaaaaaaaaagattatggaAGAAATTGTTAATGATCATCCCTTTTGATCATAACTCATGATTTATTGTTGAATACTATTCCTTTATCATTCCACcggtaaattttttttgataCCAAGTCATgggaatatatttttcaataattaatttgagcGTTTCTCCAATGAGAGAATGTATCATATCTTTCACTAAATAAAATCCTTatttaaatatacaattttaactaataattaaaccGTCAAAATGCCAATTCAAAAGTCATCTGAACGTCTTGTTCAATACGGGACCTGGGGATCGCCGTATAGTTATATCTTTAGCTTTAAAATAAAGGATCTAATGTACACAttggttaaagaattttaaaaaaattataagaaaatacaaaaaaaattataaaagatataattttataccttccaaagaaaatttttctatttttaattatttaactgggggacacttgttagcatttaACCAAAACAAAAGCGCTTAATCTTCCCGTGTTTTGTCAACCTTACGAAATTTGCCTTTTACGACTTTTTCTACCAGTAGTCAATTAAGATTGCCTCTTAAGTCTTAACTAACTTGAGTCACACACCGTGGTGTGGGCAAGGCCTAATTGCATTTGGCGAAAACTTATTCTTTGGACTTGATTTTGGGTATGCATTTTGAAAGGAGTGGTTGATTTGGATGAGTCGTTTCATTGAAGACTTTTCGAGATGACAAGACAATCTGGgttttgaaaaatatcagtAACAATATTTTTGCAGGGAATGATTCTAAATTGTCATAAGCTATACTGGTATAGTGCAACCCACCCGCAGATTTGTCAGGAGATCACAAAAGCATGGCATGGGCAAAGGCATtgatacttatatataaaagtcatgaatttcaaaatttggtttgtataaatgcatatttttactaaaaaaaagtgaaaaaaaatcactttgagGATTAAGTTATACATCTACGTACttggataattaattttgaaataattttctgaaaccTCTCTTCTCTTATGTTCTTAAGTCCTAGAATGTGTTGCCTAGAGTATGTTTGATCCTGCGTCATTAACGTGGTTTTACACGTCCAATTAGAAGTTTCCAGTTATACTTTGGGTGTGTTTccaaacactttttttaaaaaaaattccaaacacATTGTTAAATAATCCTTCCAATGATACTGATGATCTCccttgattttattttcatcttcccctttttaaaaattttgaactaCGAAATTTCTGAATCAACGTAAAGATAAACGGAGTGCagaaatcaaaggaaaaaaatgttgtttataTCACAATAgttcttttcaaattaaaaaatctaattaaatagaataaattGCATTAGTTATCCTTAAGTTATGTGACATTATGTTAACTTTTTCTACTTTTATATACTACTAGATtaactctttattttttgaaaaaatatacacTGATCAAATAAGTTTATAAATTCTTCAAAAGTCTCACCAAAATCGAGAAGTAAGATAACATTATTTCATTTTACACCTTAAGTAATTACATTAATAGATTTCAATATTTCAGATTGAAATATCTAATTGTTTTCTTATCTAATGGAATTCTagttttgttaaattaatatcttttctGCTAAGTATCTAGACAAGTTGGTAATTATCTTGGTGTAGCTACTGGTCACAAACTCACGCTGGAGAAAAATAGACGATTGTGTCTTCCTTTAGCAACGCGGTAACGTCCATCCGTTCATGAATATTGTCTTGACATGGTCTCACAATTGGATTcagttcaaacttcaaagaatgagagcttataaaaaaaagttcaaaaaatgaaaacgaTACATCTTAGTATAAACACTTAATCACATCTTATCAGGAATATTTTCAAGATATGTCCAAAAAAGTGTTTACAAATGTACATTTGTCTCGtattaatatcaatattttttacatatagcATGCTGACACTGAAATTAAGGGGAAAACTCATTCAAATAAGTATGTTTATAAACTAagcaattagttttaaaaaaaattattgaaaacatTTAGTCTatatgatttaaacatgtttttgattcttataatatactgcttttatattttagtccttACACTTTTCTTAAATGatcctcataatttttttcccttcactttctctcccccttttttttatctgtatgcATGGGCACACTGATGTATTTTAGTATAAACCAACTTAACAACAGTTTCACTTTAATTGTAGAACTTTTCTTTTCTGATGCCCTTACTAACTTTAAGAGAAATTTGGTTGATGATTACCTGAAGAAAATTACATATTACTGACAGCTTTTAATTGACAAAGTCAAAGTTTGTTGTAGtg
This genomic interval from Glycine max cultivar Williams 82 chromosome 5, Glycine_max_v4.0, whole genome shotgun sequence contains the following:
- the LOC100779591 gene encoding protein NSP-INTERACTING KINASE 2 isoform X1 encodes the protein MSFLHLFFHLFLLVAFIPQIVHGNAELRALMDLKSSLDPKDKLLGSWTSDGDPCSGSFLGVVCNEHNKVANISLPGRGLSGRVSPAVAELKCLSGLYLHYNLLSGDIPGEIANLKELLDLYLNFNNLSGTIPSDIGNMTSLQVLQLGYNQLEGTIPEELGSLKQLNVISLQHNKLTGEIPQSLGHLEKLRKLYLSYNNFSGTIPVKLADVANLEVLDIQNNHLSGTIPSALQRLREGFQGANNRDLCGDDFSALKTCNKDRIFGVSQISAPNISIYRNPPITFPKPVNAHLHCNQTHCSKSRSFLLLVIAASVTTTVITLISSGIFIFVRYRRQRQKVRNPSDYSEGQHSPYQPKEFYRSSSPLVNLEHYYTGWDSLADGHNESGLSLEYLNRFRFNIDEIESASGHLSEANLLSKSKFSAVYKGILRDGSLVAIRSISVTCCKAEEGEFLKGLSLLTSLRHENIVKMRGFCCSRSRGEWFFVCDFATRGNLSQYLDKEDGSAHVIEWSKRVSIIRGIAKGIGYLHSNEASKPTIVHQNISVEKVILDHEFNPLITDAGLPKLLADDVVFSALKASAAMGYLAPEYLTTGRFTEKSDIYAFGVIVLQVLSGKVLMGGTIRVAVEAFRFEDFVDTNLKGDYSKSEAAILSKLAIQCTLEVPEQRPTMVEVIQELTMLPNPSHSS
- the LOC100779591 gene encoding protein NSP-INTERACTING KINASE 2 isoform X2, with the protein product MSFLHLFFHLFLLVAFIPQIVHGNAELRALMDLKSSLDPKDKLLGSWTSDGDPCSGSFLGVVCNEHNKVANISLPGRGLSGRVSPAVAELKCLSGLYLHYNLLSGDIPGEIANLKELLDLYLNFNNLSGTIPSDIGNMTSLQVLQLGYNQLEGTIPEELGSLKQLNVISLQHNKLTGEIPQSLGHLEKLRKLYLSYNNFSGTIPVKLADVANLEVLDIQNNHLSGTIPSALQRLREGFQGANNRDLCGDDFSALKTCNKDRIFGVSQISAPNISIYRNPPITFPKPVNAHLHCNQTHCSKSRSFLLLVIAASVTTTVITLISSGIFIFVRYRRQRQKVRNPSDYSEGQHSPYQPKEFYRSSSPLVNLEHYYTGWDSLADGHNESGLSLEYLNRFRFNIDEIESASGHLSEANLLSKSKFSAVYKGILRDGSLVAIRSISVTCCKAEEGEFLKGLSLLTSLRHENIVKMRGFCCSRSRGEWFFVCDFATRGNLSQYLDKEDGSAHVIEWSKRVSIIRGIAKG